A window of Zingiber officinale cultivar Zhangliang chromosome 5A, Zo_v1.1, whole genome shotgun sequence contains these coding sequences:
- the LOC121983045 gene encoding 1-aminocyclopropane-1-carboxylate oxidase 1-like, translating to MEIPVINLAEMEIGEQRSQAMSLFHRVCRNWGFFWVENHGVDVALMEKVKQLVYSHYDEHLKESFYSSELARGLGPQTNAGDVDWETTYFVQHQPVSNAGKFIHHGLEFKEVMDEYSRHLIKLAEKLAELAGENLGLEKEYLKRTFAPAFVGTKVAVYPQCPAPERVMGLRGHSDAGGIIMLLQDDAVPGLEFFKDGEWVPVPPTKGSRIFVNFGDQMEVVSNGAYRSVWHRVRADARGSRLSVATFYNPDGGAVIGPSPELVYPGGYRFKEYLDYYLGTKFGDKGARFKAVKERFE from the exons ATGGAAATTCCAGTGATCAACCTCGCAGAAATGGAGATCGGTGAGCAGAGGAGCCAGGCCATGTCCCTGTTTCACCGAGTCTGCAGGAACTGGGGCTTCTTTtgg GTTGAGAACCATGGAGTGGACGTGGCTTTGATGGAGAAGGTGAAGCAACTGGTCTATTCCCATTACGACGAGCACCTCAAGGAAAGCTTCTACAGCTCAGAGTTGGCACGAGGACTCGGACCCCAAACGAACGCCGGCGACGTCGACTGGGAGACCACCTACTTCGTGCAGCATCAGCCCGTATCGAACGCCGGAAAATTCATCCATCATGGGCTCGAATTCAA GGAAGTGATGGATGAGTACAGTAGACACTTGATCAAGCTGGCGGAGAAGCTGGCGGAGTTGGCCGGCGAGAACCTGGGATTGGAGAAGGAGTACCTGAAGCGTACTTTCGCCCCTGCGTTCGTGGGGACGAAGGTGGCCGTGTACCCTCAGTGCCCGGCGCCGGAGAGAGTGATGGGCCTCCGCGGCCACAGCGACGCCGGCGGCATCATCATGCTGCTGCAGGACGACGCCGTTCCGGGACTAGAGTTCTTCAAGGACGGGGAGTGGGTGCCGGTGCCGCCGACGAAGGGGAGTCGGATCTTCGTCAACTTCGGCGACCAAATGGAGGTGGTGAGCAACGGGGCGTACCGGAGCGTGTGGCATCGGGTCCGGGCCGACGCGCGGGGCAGCCGGCTGTCGGTGGCCACGTTCTACAATCCCGACGGAGGTGCCGTCATCGGGCCGTCGCCGGAGCTGGTGTACCCAGGCGGGTACCGATTCAAGGAGTACCTGGATTACTATTTGGGGACTAAGTTTGGGGACAAAGGCGCCCGGTTCAAGGCCGTTAAGGAACGGTTCGAGTGA